From the genome of Phytohabitans rumicis, one region includes:
- a CDS encoding VOC family protein codes for MTTFPAVTHVAVTVSDLDKSVPWYRQLFDSEPVLDEDTGPFRHVVFAIGDGMLFGLHHFPDGGWPGGFDPRRPGLDHVSFACVDRGELAAWQERLDTLGIKHGGIVDAHYGSGLSFKDPDDLPMEFFAPPGT; via the coding sequence ATGACGACGTTCCCTGCGGTCACCCACGTGGCCGTCACCGTCAGCGACCTGGACAAGAGCGTGCCCTGGTACCGCCAGCTCTTCGACAGCGAGCCCGTGCTGGACGAGGACACCGGGCCGTTCCGGCACGTGGTCTTCGCGATCGGCGACGGGATGCTCTTCGGACTGCACCACTTCCCCGACGGCGGATGGCCGGGCGGCTTCGACCCGCGCCGGCCCGGCTTGGACCACGTCTCGTTCGCCTGCGTCGACCGCGGCGAGCTGGCGGCTTGGCAGGAACGCCTCGACACGCTGGGCATCAAGCACGGGGGCATTGTCGACGCCCACTACGGCTCCGGACTGTCCTTCAAGGACCCGGACGACCTGCCGATGGAGTTCTTCGCCCCGCCCGGCACGTGA
- a CDS encoding CU044_2847 family protein, with amino-acid sequence MPDQAPQTRTVPITLPDGSTILAEVTAASTGGDAGRRQLRLDDIREDIARISQFMSETLTRALPDPPRRYGVEFGLKLGVETTGLTSILAKATGEATVVVRLEWERP; translated from the coding sequence ATGCCGGATCAGGCGCCGCAGACCAGAACAGTCCCGATCACGCTCCCGGATGGCTCCACCATCCTCGCCGAAGTGACCGCGGCCTCCACCGGCGGCGACGCGGGGCGGCGCCAGCTGCGCCTGGACGACATCCGCGAGGACATCGCGCGGATCAGCCAGTTCATGTCCGAGACCCTCACCCGGGCACTGCCGGACCCGCCGCGCCGCTACGGCGTCGAGTTCGGACTCAAACTCGGTGTGGAGACCACCGGCCTCACCAGCATCCTCGCCAAGGCCACCGGCGAGGCAACCGTCGTGGTCCGCCTGGAGTGGGAACGCCCGTAG